A region of Salinibacter sp. 10B DNA encodes the following proteins:
- a CDS encoding class I adenylate-forming enzyme family protein produces the protein MQTALDQCPRSGDGASLDVNPWHDLLYNRLRDEALPALIYDDTITPAASLWTGSRLWTQAFRSTSLQAGDRLVIALPPSTAFVQVLVAALWEGYTVALAPHNANVPDLLTTLEARAAVTTDAVEAPHTFISEEYAGPRSTPDTLRSPDTSPTPNVRFLLRTSGTTAHARWIALSDRNVLSVLASHLPHFALHDARVLSVLPWTHAFGLVLDFFPALLSGAELIRDPNGGRNPEHLLQLRNAWGATHLSAVPLVIQRLIDTAGGEALLRDLNGGLVGGAPVSGPLAKRLSRTALRAGYGQTEAAPGIAMGPPGKWAAHYLGRPVGCSVEVADDGELLFEGPNACVGVWKNGRLERAAPDRTVHTGDLVERSGDDLYFRGRKDDSFKLSNGRWVQAGAMEAALKTSFPDLRDALVFTPNGDDVAVALCPAAPSATLPSDEDYRAALGSLAERLVWTTTIAPEAWSTLPKGTVDRSTMTKALTEAYQSSSS, from the coding sequence GTGCAAACCGCTCTCGATCAGTGCCCTCGCTCTGGGGACGGGGCTTCGCTCGATGTCAATCCCTGGCACGACCTTCTGTACAACCGACTGCGGGATGAGGCCCTTCCTGCTCTCATTTACGACGACACCATTACCCCCGCTGCGTCGCTCTGGACCGGCTCTCGCCTCTGGACGCAGGCCTTTCGGTCGACGTCTCTCCAGGCTGGGGATCGTCTCGTGATTGCCCTCCCGCCGTCCACGGCGTTCGTACAGGTGCTGGTGGCCGCTCTCTGGGAGGGATATACCGTTGCCCTTGCCCCGCACAATGCGAACGTTCCCGACCTCCTCACCACCCTTGAGGCCCGAGCGGCCGTGACGACCGACGCGGTCGAGGCTCCTCACACGTTTATCTCGGAAGAATACGCTGGTCCCCGGTCGACCCCCGATACCCTTCGGTCCCCAGACACCTCTCCGACTCCGAACGTGCGATTTTTACTTCGTACGTCGGGAACCACGGCCCATGCACGCTGGATTGCCCTCTCCGATCGAAACGTGCTCTCGGTGCTGGCGAGCCATCTTCCCCACTTTGCCCTCCACGATGCCCGCGTGCTCTCCGTGTTGCCCTGGACGCACGCCTTCGGTCTCGTCCTCGACTTCTTCCCTGCCCTTTTGTCGGGTGCCGAGCTCATTCGGGATCCAAATGGCGGGAGAAACCCCGAACACCTACTGCAACTGCGCAACGCCTGGGGTGCCACCCATCTGTCGGCCGTGCCCCTCGTCATCCAGCGGCTCATTGACACCGCCGGGGGAGAGGCCCTGCTGCGCGACCTAAACGGCGGCCTGGTAGGGGGCGCCCCCGTATCCGGCCCTCTCGCCAAACGTCTTTCTCGTACGGCACTGCGCGCCGGCTACGGCCAAACGGAGGCAGCTCCGGGCATCGCGATGGGTCCGCCTGGCAAATGGGCCGCCCACTACCTGGGCCGCCCCGTGGGCTGTTCGGTCGAGGTGGCCGACGATGGGGAGTTGCTCTTCGAAGGCCCGAACGCCTGCGTCGGCGTGTGGAAGAACGGGCGGCTAGAACGGGCTGCCCCTGACCGCACCGTCCACACCGGGGACCTCGTCGAACGCTCCGGAGATGACCTGTATTTTCGGGGACGCAAGGATGACAGTTTTAAGTTGTCGAATGGGCGTTGGGTACAGGCCGGCGCAATGGAGGCCGCTCTCAAAACCTCGTTCCCCGACCTGCGCGACGCCCTCGTCTTTACCCCGAACGGGGACGACGTCGCTGTGGCCCTGTGTCCCGCCGCCCCCTCCGCAACTCTTCCCTCGGACGAGGACTATCGTGCCGCCCTCGGGTCCCTGGCCGAACGACTCGTGTGGACGACCACAATTGCCCCTGAGGCATGGTCTACCCTCCCGAAAGGGACGGTGGACCGGAGCACGATGACGAAGGCGCTCACCGAAGCGTATCAATCTTCGTCTTCCTAA
- a CDS encoding DUF427 domain-containing protein, with the protein MPTRSAPGPGQESVWDYPRPPALDPCDQRVRVVFNNITIADTTDALRVLETSHPPVYYLPPADVAMKYLTQENRTTMCEFKGRAVYYTLQVDERSAAQAAWGYPSPTDRFQALKDHLAFYASKMDACYVGEKQAHAQEGDFYGGWITDDIVGPFKGGPGTVGW; encoded by the coding sequence ATGCCCACCCGTTCCGCCCCCGGCCCCGGCCAGGAATCCGTCTGGGACTATCCACGCCCCCCGGCCCTAGACCCATGCGACCAACGCGTCCGGGTCGTCTTCAACAATATCACGATTGCGGATACCACCGATGCGCTACGGGTGCTGGAAACGAGTCATCCGCCGGTCTACTATCTGCCGCCTGCCGACGTGGCGATGAAGTACCTAACGCAGGAGAATCGAACCACGATGTGCGAATTCAAAGGTCGGGCGGTGTACTACACGCTTCAGGTGGATGAGCGCTCGGCAGCCCAGGCCGCGTGGGGCTATCCGTCTCCTACCGACCGGTTTCAGGCGCTCAAGGATCACCTTGCGTTCTATGCGAGCAAGATGGACGCCTGCTACGTGGGGGAGAAACAGGCCCACGCCCAAGAGGGAGACTTCTACGGGGGGTGGATCACCGACGACATTGTAGGACCATTCAAGGGAGGACCGGGAACGGTAGGATGGTGA
- a CDS encoding peptidyl-prolyl cis-trans isomerase: MNKLRENTGVILWILVLSFGIIWTLQDSNVFEAMNQPSQNAAMVNDQTISNQEYNQAVDRQREQLSQRMEGELSARMEEMVRQRAYDQLINNALLEQEMKRLGITVTDTEIENMVFGENPHRLIRQQFADSTGRINYQLLRNMAQNPQANPQFLQLENYLKEQRRREKMSSLVQSSVYVSQKDVEEYYWQQNASASAQYVALRYASVPDDSISVSESDLRSYYEDNKEDYERKKTLTLNYVSLSKIPTAEDTAAVMSDLEELRSEFSNAENDSLFLEQNASERTFSGDFQTPDQLDAAVADLVYEDPTPGRVAGPVTSGSLAHLVKILDTQPADGEYVHASHILLESEAEDPALRQQLQSIRDSIESGAARFDAMAREYSDDQSASEGGDLGWFGEGRMVEAFSDAAFNASAGALVGPVKSEFGYHLIRVHQKASQAVQVADLAFSLTPSQATLSEKRTTLDDVAFYAGESSTFTEEAERRDLNVQEVTAEADQSAIPGIGQSRALTNFMETAETGAISEVIELDDKFVLAKVTEVKPEGYRPFSEVKAQLRPQVELQKKKEIQTRRMRQALNQNGFQQLPQVLGTQMRSQTDITFTTETVPGVGRDPSFAGTVFGLEEGETSGVVGGENAAFVVSVTSMQEPPALTAQQRQQIRQKLAKQRQREVSQQWISALKEDATIEDMRQQFQ; this comes from the coding sequence ATGAACAAACTCCGGGAAAACACCGGAGTCATTCTTTGGATTCTGGTGCTGTCGTTCGGCATCATCTGGACGTTGCAGGACTCCAACGTCTTTGAGGCCATGAATCAGCCGAGCCAGAACGCAGCGATGGTCAATGACCAGACCATCAGCAATCAGGAGTACAACCAGGCCGTCGACCGACAGCGGGAGCAACTCAGTCAGCGGATGGAAGGCGAGCTCTCTGCCCGCATGGAGGAAATGGTTCGCCAGCGGGCCTACGACCAGCTCATCAACAACGCGCTGCTGGAACAGGAAATGAAACGCCTGGGAATCACGGTCACCGATACCGAAATCGAAAACATGGTGTTCGGGGAGAACCCGCACCGGCTGATCCGCCAGCAGTTTGCCGATTCCACGGGACGGATCAACTACCAGTTGCTCCGCAACATGGCGCAGAATCCGCAGGCCAACCCGCAGTTTCTTCAGTTGGAGAACTACCTGAAAGAGCAACGGCGACGCGAAAAGATGTCCTCGCTTGTGCAGTCGTCGGTTTACGTCTCCCAAAAGGACGTAGAAGAGTACTACTGGCAACAGAATGCATCGGCCTCGGCCCAGTACGTGGCACTCCGATACGCCTCTGTGCCGGATGACTCAATTTCCGTCAGCGAGTCGGACCTGCGGTCCTACTACGAAGACAACAAAGAGGATTATGAGCGGAAAAAGACGCTGACGCTCAACTACGTCTCGCTGTCAAAAATTCCGACCGCTGAGGATACTGCCGCCGTCATGAGCGACCTCGAAGAGCTCCGGTCGGAGTTTTCGAATGCCGAGAACGATTCCCTCTTTCTCGAACAGAACGCCTCGGAACGCACCTTCTCCGGCGACTTTCAGACCCCAGACCAGTTGGACGCTGCCGTTGCCGACCTAGTGTACGAGGACCCGACGCCGGGACGTGTCGCGGGCCCCGTTACCAGTGGCAGCCTCGCCCACCTCGTCAAGATTCTCGACACACAGCCCGCGGACGGGGAATACGTCCACGCCTCCCACATTCTGCTCGAATCGGAGGCAGAGGACCCGGCGCTGCGACAGCAACTGCAATCCATCCGTGACAGCATTGAGTCGGGCGCGGCCCGCTTCGACGCAATGGCACGAGAGTACTCCGACGACCAGTCCGCATCCGAAGGAGGCGATCTTGGATGGTTCGGCGAGGGACGCATGGTAGAGGCCTTCTCGGATGCCGCGTTCAATGCCTCCGCCGGCGCCCTCGTTGGACCGGTCAAGTCCGAGTTTGGCTACCACCTCATCCGGGTTCATCAGAAAGCATCACAGGCCGTCCAGGTGGCGGATCTCGCATTTAGTCTGACCCCGAGCCAGGCCACCCTTTCGGAGAAGCGAACGACGCTCGACGATGTGGCCTTCTACGCCGGTGAGAGCAGCACCTTTACCGAGGAAGCCGAACGCCGCGATCTAAACGTGCAGGAAGTCACGGCCGAGGCCGACCAGAGCGCCATCCCAGGCATCGGCCAAAGCCGCGCCCTTACCAACTTCATGGAGACGGCCGAAACCGGCGCCATCAGCGAGGTTATTGAACTCGACGACAAGTTTGTGCTCGCGAAAGTGACGGAGGTGAAGCCGGAAGGCTATCGTCCCTTCTCGGAGGTCAAGGCCCAACTCCGGCCGCAAGTAGAGCTCCAGAAAAAGAAGGAGATCCAGACGCGCCGCATGCGACAGGCCCTAAACCAGAATGGCTTCCAGCAGTTGCCCCAGGTACTGGGCACCCAGATGCGGTCGCAGACCGACATTACGTTCACGACGGAGACGGTGCCCGGCGTCGGCCGCGACCCCTCCTTTGCGGGCACTGTATTTGGACTGGAGGAGGGCGAAACCTCCGGTGTCGTCGGTGGCGAAAATGCAGCCTTCGTGGTCAGCGTCACCTCGATGCAAGAGCCGCCCGCCCTCACGGCCCAGCAGCGGCAGCAGATTCGCCAGAAGCTGGCCAAGCAGCGGCAGCGTGAGGTCTCCCAGCAGTGGATCTCGGCCCTCAAGGAGGACGCCACCATCGAAGACATGCGGCAGCAGTTCCAGTAA
- a CDS encoding aromatic amino acid ammonia-lyase, whose amino-acid sequence MSSSLSIGPDVTLSCEALDRGAQTPGLSVHPTEAADRALQHARSALTHLRDEETPIYGVTTGFGPLHEHEANTDDAVAQGTGLIAHLATGSGDALPRPVVRALIVARLQSLAQGHSAIRPDAFDAVADLLRHDVIPAVPEIGSLGASGDLTPLAHVARVCTGEGRVLTDSGEIQDAGEALRTAQLSPVSLDARDALALVNGTALMTGAAALAVARGQRLLERAEALTGWMYRLLGCSLDPLDARLHDARGHDGQSASAAAIRAEATRHGPAEHEDRPLQEVYSLRCAPQILGAIRDQLSYVRQQVETELNGVTDNPVIAPDAPAVLHGGNFQGQQVAFAADALNEALTQMGVLAERQVDVLLTPDQNGGAPPLLAWNPGPTSGLAGAQLTATALVAELRQNAQMTGTSSIPTNGDNQDVVSMGALAARTAHEQTEHLASILAVLGLALSQLTHLRAEGQAKGPAPPSPDWMPSIDPVVEDRSLHAEIEALAAQWV is encoded by the coding sequence ATGTCTTCTTCTCTCTCTATCGGCCCCGATGTCACGCTCTCGTGCGAGGCGCTCGACCGAGGGGCTCAGACGCCCGGCCTCTCGGTTCACCCAACGGAGGCAGCAGACCGCGCCCTCCAGCACGCCCGTTCTGCCCTAACCCACCTTCGTGACGAGGAAACGCCAATCTATGGCGTTACGACTGGGTTCGGCCCCCTTCACGAACACGAGGCAAACACCGACGATGCGGTTGCGCAGGGCACGGGCCTGATTGCTCACCTCGCGACCGGTAGTGGGGACGCGCTCCCCCGCCCCGTCGTGCGGGCCTTGATTGTTGCCCGCCTCCAATCGCTCGCACAGGGACACTCTGCCATCCGTCCGGATGCGTTTGACGCCGTTGCGGACCTCTTACGCCACGACGTGATCCCAGCCGTTCCCGAAATCGGATCCTTGGGCGCCAGTGGCGACCTCACCCCGCTGGCTCACGTGGCGCGGGTCTGTACGGGAGAGGGACGGGTCCTAACGGATAGCGGCGAGATTCAGGATGCGGGGGAAGCACTCCGTACCGCTCAGCTCTCCCCGGTCTCCCTTGACGCCCGCGACGCGCTTGCCCTCGTCAATGGAACCGCACTCATGACTGGGGCCGCGGCTCTGGCGGTGGCTCGGGGGCAACGCCTTCTCGAACGCGCCGAGGCCCTTACCGGCTGGATGTACCGGCTGCTGGGCTGCTCATTGGACCCGCTCGATGCCCGTCTCCACGATGCCCGAGGACATGATGGCCAGTCAGCAAGCGCGGCGGCCATCCGTGCAGAAGCCACCCGCCATGGTCCCGCCGAGCATGAGGACCGTCCCCTCCAGGAGGTGTATTCGCTGCGCTGTGCCCCCCAGATTCTCGGCGCAATCCGCGATCAGCTCTCGTATGTTCGTCAACAGGTCGAAACCGAATTGAATGGGGTGACCGACAATCCAGTGATCGCCCCGGACGCCCCTGCCGTGCTTCACGGCGGCAACTTTCAAGGACAGCAGGTCGCCTTTGCGGCCGATGCCCTCAACGAAGCCCTGACCCAAATGGGCGTGCTAGCGGAACGACAGGTCGACGTCCTTCTCACTCCCGACCAGAACGGAGGGGCCCCCCCGCTTCTCGCCTGGAATCCCGGCCCCACAAGCGGGCTTGCCGGAGCGCAACTTACGGCCACAGCCCTCGTGGCCGAACTGCGACAAAACGCTCAGATGACGGGCACATCCTCGATCCCCACCAATGGCGACAACCAGGATGTCGTCTCGATGGGCGCTCTCGCCGCCCGTACCGCCCACGAGCAGACCGAGCACCTGGCATCCATTCTCGCTGTGCTGGGCCTTGCCCTATCTCAACTCACTCACCTGCGTGCAGAGGGGCAGGCAAAGGGACCTGCCCCACCGTCCCCCGACTGGATGCCCTCTATCGATCCGGTGGTGGAGGACCGATCCCTCCACGCGGAAATTGAGGCCCTCGCGGCTCAGTGGGTGTAG
- a CDS encoding M90 family metallopeptidase yields MRIVRRSSLLTTSLLAIVVGGAVAVIGAQIRLELGFLGLVPGAIILAVGLRQPLRRWRLARTSLPTEAQAWLRTHVPLYPQLAPAARTRFERDVQFLMDEYSFEGVQGVTVTDDLRLSVAAAGAVLLHGRPDWELPGSRSVLFYPRRFNDAYYDSADAAYDGMAHQQGPIILTAPAVRDSWADAADADNVVLHELAHLFDFDNEGADGVPSLVAPASAGDWQTLMRREMRRVRNGQSILRPYAAEAPSEFFAVAVETFFEQPDRMADHHAELFAALVAFFHLDPRTGRRTPSPASAPTEGEGMEKA; encoded by the coding sequence ATGCGCATTGTCCGTCGATCCTCACTTCTTACCACAAGTCTCCTCGCTATTGTCGTCGGCGGGGCGGTGGCGGTCATTGGAGCACAGATTCGTCTCGAACTTGGTTTTTTGGGACTCGTTCCCGGGGCCATCATTCTGGCCGTTGGGCTCCGGCAGCCACTCCGCCGCTGGCGATTGGCGCGCACGTCGCTTCCCACAGAGGCACAAGCCTGGCTCCGCACGCACGTGCCGTTGTACCCCCAGCTCGCCCCAGCGGCCCGCACTCGCTTCGAGCGCGACGTACAGTTCCTGATGGACGAGTATTCGTTCGAAGGCGTACAGGGCGTGACGGTGACCGACGATCTCCGGCTGAGTGTAGCGGCGGCCGGCGCCGTGCTCCTGCACGGGCGTCCCGACTGGGAGCTGCCCGGGAGCCGCTCGGTCCTGTTTTATCCGCGTCGCTTCAATGATGCCTACTACGACAGCGCCGACGCGGCCTACGACGGCATGGCGCACCAGCAGGGGCCCATCATTTTGACTGCCCCGGCGGTGAGGGACAGCTGGGCCGATGCCGCCGACGCCGACAATGTGGTGCTTCACGAGCTGGCACACCTCTTTGATTTCGACAATGAGGGGGCGGACGGCGTCCCCTCACTGGTGGCACCGGCCTCGGCAGGAGACTGGCAAACGCTGATGCGGCGCGAGATGCGTCGGGTGCGGAACGGGCAGTCCATCCTGCGACCGTATGCGGCAGAGGCTCCGTCCGAGTTTTTCGCCGTAGCCGTCGAGACGTTCTTTGAGCAGCCGGATCGAATGGCGGATCACCACGCGGAACTGTTTGCGGCCCTGGTGGCCTTCTTTCACCTCGATCCTCGTACAGGGAGACGCACGCCCTCGCCGGCGTCAGCTCCGACGGAGGGAGAAGGGATGGAGAAGGCTTAG
- the dapF gene encoding diaminopimelate epimerase: MSPSLVVEFTKMHGAGNDFLVLDNRWYRFSDEELSDLAATWCRRHYGVGADGLLALADTEAEGADYRMRYVNADGSWATMCGNGARCLARFALNADFEGPEVTFETDAGRYHATVARDRPDCVRLYVPPATALELNVSLEEPVPFSAEAVHYVDTGTGHLVIFVNDVDAVPVAEWAPPLRRDARVHPPGANVNFVEVDGDALHVRTYEKGVEAETLSCGTGVLAAAAIAEATEYVPEGPLTIETQGGTFAVGTEATSRGRERYLEGPVVTVFRGSLQVT; this comes from the coding sequence ATGAGTCCCTCGCTCGTCGTCGAATTCACCAAAATGCACGGGGCCGGAAACGACTTTCTGGTTCTCGACAACCGCTGGTATCGCTTCTCTGACGAAGAGCTGTCCGATCTTGCAGCGACGTGGTGCCGGCGTCACTACGGCGTGGGGGCGGACGGCCTGCTGGCCCTTGCGGACACGGAGGCTGAAGGGGCGGACTATCGGATGCGCTACGTAAACGCCGACGGATCCTGGGCCACCATGTGTGGAAATGGGGCACGGTGCCTGGCGCGCTTTGCTCTTAATGCCGATTTTGAAGGACCGGAGGTGACATTCGAGACGGATGCCGGTCGGTACCACGCAACCGTTGCGAGGGACCGGCCCGACTGCGTGCGGCTTTACGTACCGCCGGCCACGGCGCTCGAACTCAACGTATCGCTGGAAGAACCTGTGCCGTTCAGTGCCGAGGCGGTGCACTACGTCGATACCGGCACCGGACACCTCGTCATCTTTGTGAACGACGTCGATGCGGTTCCCGTCGCTGAATGGGCGCCGCCGCTGCGACGCGATGCCCGGGTACATCCCCCCGGCGCCAATGTCAACTTCGTAGAGGTAGACGGCGACGCGCTGCACGTGCGCACCTACGAGAAGGGGGTAGAGGCAGAAACCCTCTCCTGTGGCACTGGCGTCCTGGCCGCCGCGGCCATCGCGGAGGCCACCGAATACGTCCCCGAAGGCCCCCTCACGATCGAAACGCAAGGGGGCACCTTCGCCGTCGGCACCGAGGCGACGAGCCGGGGCCGCGAGCGCTACCTCGAAGGCCCCGTCGTCACGGTCTTCCGCGGGTCGCTCCAGGTGACCTGA
- a CDS encoding PAS domain-containing protein — translation MPDQDPSADSQEPSILDTGTTEPAPDSEETSAPPESSGAQASPSTEEAASPSDTEPSETDELHFEDDDLAEKLRHSDEDQLDNAPFGIIKVDDEGEVEFFNQYESELSGMDPEEVLGRNFFTQVAPCTNNRLFRGRFKKGVRRGELDETFTYTYTYKMRPTLVDVHMYRDEAGHNWITVQKY, via the coding sequence ATGCCAGACCAAGACCCTAGCGCCGACTCTCAGGAGCCTTCCATCCTTGACACCGGAACCACTGAGCCGGCTCCAGACAGCGAGGAGACGTCTGCTCCTCCGGAATCGTCGGGTGCGCAGGCCTCTCCCTCTACCGAGGAAGCGGCGTCCCCATCGGACACCGAGCCGTCCGAAACCGACGAGCTACACTTTGAGGATGACGACCTCGCGGAAAAGCTTCGACACTCCGACGAGGACCAACTCGACAATGCTCCCTTCGGGATTATCAAGGTCGACGACGAGGGAGAGGTAGAATTCTTCAATCAGTATGAGTCGGAACTGAGTGGCATGGACCCGGAGGAGGTCCTAGGCCGCAACTTCTTCACTCAGGTCGCGCCCTGTACAAACAATCGCCTCTTTCGAGGGCGATTTAAGAAGGGAGTGCGCCGCGGCGAGCTCGATGAGACGTTTACCTACACCTACACGTACAAGATGCGCCCCACACTCGTGGACGTGCACATGTATCGTGACGAGGCGGGTCACAATTGGATTACGGTGCAGAAGTACTGA
- a CDS encoding PhoH family protein, with the protein MPEKQLSIEGADPLLLFGFNDVYLRKIERAFPDTHITARGTEIHLQGDEDAIEKVERVFNEMVVLLDRNDTLTEDDVETVLALFDSEERDAPSTGSPDTILTTPEGDVIKPRSPNQERLVNSAQSNDVVFAIGPAGTGKTYVAVAMAVAALNDHRVKRIVLSRPAVEAGEQLGFLPGDFYEKVDPYLQPLYDAIGDMMPREQMAEYLEQDRVEVVPLAYMRGRTLKSSFVILDEAQNVTTSQMKMFLTRLGPKSQAIITGDITQTDLQNRSESGLIQVQHILKDIDGIDFIYLEREDVVRHRLVREIIAAYEEHDA; encoded by the coding sequence TTGCCTGAGAAACAGCTGAGCATCGAAGGCGCCGATCCGCTTCTTCTCTTCGGTTTCAACGATGTGTACCTACGAAAGATCGAGCGCGCCTTTCCCGACACCCACATTACGGCCCGCGGCACCGAGATCCACCTCCAAGGAGACGAGGACGCCATCGAGAAGGTCGAGCGCGTCTTCAACGAGATGGTGGTTCTCCTCGACCGGAACGACACGCTCACAGAAGACGATGTCGAGACGGTCCTCGCCCTCTTCGACTCCGAGGAGCGCGACGCTCCCTCAACCGGCAGTCCTGATACCATTCTCACGACCCCGGAGGGGGACGTCATTAAGCCGCGGTCTCCGAACCAGGAACGCCTAGTCAACTCCGCCCAATCCAACGACGTCGTGTTTGCGATTGGCCCTGCCGGGACCGGCAAAACATACGTGGCCGTTGCTATGGCCGTTGCCGCCCTCAACGACCATCGGGTAAAGCGCATCGTGCTCTCCCGTCCCGCCGTCGAGGCCGGCGAGCAACTGGGCTTTCTGCCGGGCGACTTCTACGAAAAGGTCGATCCATACCTGCAACCCCTCTACGACGCCATCGGCGACATGATGCCCCGGGAGCAGATGGCCGAATACCTGGAGCAGGACCGTGTGGAGGTGGTCCCCCTGGCCTACATGCGCGGCCGAACGCTGAAGTCCTCCTTCGTCATTCTGGATGAGGCGCAGAACGTGACGACCAGCCAGATGAAGATGTTCTTGACGCGGCTCGGCCCGAAGAGCCAAGCCATCATTACGGGGGACATCACTCAGACCGACCTCCAAAACCGGAGTGAGAGTGGTCTAATTCAGGTCCAACACATCCTCAAGGACATTGACGGGATCGACTTTATCTACCTGGAGCGCGAGGACGTAGTGCGCCACCGTCTCGTCCGTGAAATTATTGCGGCCTATGAAGAGCACGATGCCTAG